The following DNA comes from Elusimicrobiota bacterium.
CAGCGGGTCGTGCGCGCGAACGCGCCCCTGACCCAGGCCGTGCTCGCCCCGCTGTTCGCCAAGGGCTTCCCGGCTGTTCCCGCCGACCCGCTCGAGGAGCTCGAGCCTCAGGTGAAGGCCGACCGCGCGCGGGACCTCGCGGAGCTGCTGGCTCAGGCCCGGAGCATGAAGTGAGCAGGCTCACCTCGTTCGAAAAGCCGCCGAAGGCGCGGGCCGGCGCGGCCGCGCCTCACCAGTATCGCCTCCTGGGCGAGAAGGTGCTGATCGCCGACGAGCACGGGCGATGGGCGCTGCTGACGCGTCCGGAGTACGACCGCTTCGTCGCCGGGATCGGGCCGTCGGACCCGCTGTGGCCGGTCCTGCAGCCGCGCGGCTTCCTGGCCGGGGCCTTCGACTTCGACGCCGCCGCCCGCCGCCAGTTCGAGCGGGGCCTGCTTTCGTGGAAGGGCCCGGGCTTGCATGTCCTTCTGCTCGACGGCGCCGCCGGCGCGATGGATCTCGACGCGGCGCGCGCGACGGTGGACTTCGTCTTCTCCTGCCCGGGGCCGCAGCTCACGCTCGAGCTCGTCTTCGACGACGCGGACGCGGTCTGGCCCGTGGTCTGGTTCATCGTGCAGTACGCCCGGCGCAAGGGCGAGTGGTCGCGGCGCCCGGTGTTCCTGATCGCGCGGGCGCGGACGATGTCGCCGGATCGCGCGGATTTCCTCCGCTCGCACGGCGTGACGCGCCGCGCCGTCCTCGAGCTCGACGGGAAGCCCGACATGGGCAAGGCTCCGGCCTTCCGCGCGCAGCGCGCGCTCGCGCGCCTCGGCTCCGGCGCCGCGGAGCCGGCGGCGTGGGCGCGGTGGTTCGAGAAGTGGGGCTTCGAATCGGCGCGCCTGATCCCCGCGTCCCTCGACGAGGAAGGCGCGGCGGCCTTCGCGGAGTTCCACTCCGGCTTCCTCTCCTGGCTGGTCGAGCATGGGGAGGGCGTCAACCTGCGCGACGAGTGGGTCCTCGGCCTTCTCGGCGGACGGCTGTGGGACCTGCCCGGCATGGACGTCCTCGAGCAGCTCGCGTACGACGGGGCGGGGACGGTGTACGCCTCGGAGGAGGCGGCCGGCGACGCGGAGCTCGCGCTCGGCTCGATCGCGACCTTGCGCTACCGCGACCTCCCCGGCCTTCCCGCGACCGGCGCGGTGATCGCCGCGAGCCACCCCGACGATCAGCCTCTGTGCTCGCAGTGCGCGTACCGGCCGTTCTGCGCGGTGCCGCCCTCGATCAATAAAAAACAACAAGGCAGCCTCTGGGGGCAGACGCCGTCGAGCGCCGCGTGCTCGGTCCAGATGGGAATAATGGACCGTATTTTGGAAAGCCTGAATGACGAAAAATGCTTGAATCTGTTGAATAAATGGAGTGTTGACATGGTGTGACTATCCTGCTACACTTTCGCGAAGGCCGCAGCCTTCCCTAATAGTTCAGGATTTGGAATGAAATCAAAGAAGAAAACCGCCGTAAAAGCCTCCAAGATTTCGCCGAAGAAGAAGCCCTCCGCCGCCGCTCCCAAGATCTCCGCCGCCGAAGTCGAGATATCCCTCGACGTGAAGACCGACGGTCTCGAGCCCGTCTTCGGCGCCGCCTATCTGATGATGGACAAGGCCTACGTCGCGCTGTCGGGCGATCGCGCCGCGAAGGTCGTCGTGACCCTTCGCGCGAAGGATCCGAAGGCGGTCAAGCCCAAGGCGCTCGCCGACGAATTCCTGTCCGACCTCGCCTCGCAGAAGGTCCGCTGGGCCATCTCCAAGAACAATCTTCCCATCCGCGAGTTCGTCGCGGAGCAGGCCGTGCTCATCGCCAACGGGACCGTGCCGCCGCCGTCCGCCGCGCAGGCGGCGCCGGAGCCCGCCGCCGAGGAGCTGACCGACGATCAGCGCGCCGAGATCGAGAAGCTGATCGCGGAGGTCGAGTCCGAGATCAAGACGATGAACGAGAAGAAGTCCGTCTTGGACCCGAAGGGCATCAAGGCCTCGTGGGAAGAAAAGCAGGAGCAGGGGAACAAGGCCTGATGAGCCGCCTCACCGCGCTGGCGAAGGGCGCCGCCGTCGAGACGGGGAACCTTTCCGCGTTCAACTTCCGCGACATGGGCGGCTGGCATCTGCTGACGAACGACTGGGGCCAGTTCCTGATGGTGTCGACGGAGGATTTTCACCGCTTCATGGCCGGCGAGGTCGAGCCCGCCGATCCTCTCTACCCCGAGCTCGAGAGCCGCGGCTTCCTGAAGGCCCGCCTCGATTTCCGGCAGCTGGCCGCGAACGTGGTCAAGAAGAGCTCGTTCCAGTGGTTCCCCGGGCCGAGCCTGCACATGATCGTCGTGACGCTGCGCTGCAACCAGAAATGCCAGTACTGCCACTCGAGCGTCGTCGACCCGTCGCGCACCGACACCGACATGGACATCGCGACGGCCAAGAAGACCGTCGACTTCATCTTCTCGACGCCGAACCCGACGGTCTGCATCGAGTTCCAGGGCGGCGAGCCGCTGCTGAACTGGCCGGTCGTGAAGTTCATCACGGAGTACGCGCAGGCGAAGGCGAAGGCCGGCGACCGCAAGCTGCTGATGGCGCTGGTCTGCAACTTCACTTTGATGACCGAGGACAAGCTCGACTTCCTCTTCGACCATCACGTCTCGATCTGCACCTCCCTCGATGGACCGGCGGAGCTGCATAATAAGAATCGCCCGTTCCTCGGCGGCGGCGAGGCCCAGCCGAAGGTCGTGCATTGGCTCGAGAAGATCCAGGAGCGCTGCAGCGCCGACCCGAAGAAGAAGTACTACCTCCCGGGCGCGCTGATGACGACGACGCGGTTCTCGTTCGACTACGGCCCGCAGATCGTCGACCTGTACGTGAAGCTCGGCCTCGAGCAGATATTCCTGCGGCCGCTGTCGCCGATCGGCTACGCGAAGCGCGTGTGGAAGGACGTCGGCTACGAGGCCGATGAGTTCGTCCGCTTCTACGAGGATACGCTCGACTACATCATCGACCTCAACGTCTCCGGCAAATCCGACATCATGGAGCGCATGGCCCTGATCCTGCTCAGCAAGATCGTCAAGGGCGAGGACCCCGGCTTCATGGACCTGCGCTCGCCCGCGGGCGCGGTGCTCGGCTGCCTCGCGTACAACTACAACGGGCAGATCTTCGTCAGCGACGAGGGGCGCATGGTGGACCACCAGGGCGACCCGATCTTCAACGTCGGCGACGTGGCCAAGAACGACTGGCTCTCCGTCATCGACCACCCGACGACGCGCGCCTGCGTGACCGCGTCCACGCTCGACAACCAGCCGATGTGCCAGCAATGCGCGTACAAGCCGTACTGCGGCGTCGAGCCCGTCTTTCATTACGAGACGCAGAAGAGCGTCTTCGGCCAGATGCCCACGAGCGGCTGGTGCGTCTCCCACATGGGCGTCTTCGACGTGATCTTCCGCAAGCTGCGCGACCCGCGCGCGCGCAAGGTGATGGACAAGTGGCTCGAGCGGGACCAGTGCCGCTGGCAGGAGAGCGGGAACGTCCCCGCCGGCGAACCGGAGGTCGTGCGATGAAGAGGACGCTGTCGAAGAAGATCTACTCCAAGGACGCGCTGCTCATCGCGGCGCAGGTCCTCTCGAACAAGATCAACGTCTATCTCGAGGAATCGAAGTCCGCTTACACGGTCACGATCGAGGCCAAGCGCCGCGGCGTCGACCAGGCCCAGCTGGCCGCGCTGGCCGGGGAGTTCGGCAACGAGCTTCTGAACCAGGAGTACCGCTTCCTCGTCGGCCGCTTCAACTCGAAGATCTCGAGCCTGATCGTGACGCAGACCTTGATGGCCGCGCGCGGCGGCGAGACGCCCGCCGCCGCGCCCGCCGCGGAGGGGACGCCCGAGTTCAAGAAGCTCGTCGCGGACCTGGTCAGGAACGCGGAGGCCGAGGTCGCCCGCACGATGCCGAGGAAGATCCCGGACCAGGGCACGGTCCTGCCGCCGGTGAAGGAGGACGCGGGTGTCTAGGCTGACGGAGCCCGCCGGCGTCCTCGAGGCCTCGCCGTCGAAGGTCGCGGCCCACAACGCCCGGACGGTCGGCTCCTCCGTCCTGATCACCAACGACGTCGGCGAGCACGCGCTCCTCTCGCCCGC
Coding sequences within:
- the hxsB gene encoding His-Xaa-Ser system radical SAM maturase HxsB, translating into MSRLTALAKGAAVETGNLSAFNFRDMGGWHLLTNDWGQFLMVSTEDFHRFMAGEVEPADPLYPELESRGFLKARLDFRQLAANVVKKSSFQWFPGPSLHMIVVTLRCNQKCQYCHSSVVDPSRTDTDMDIATAKKTVDFIFSTPNPTVCIEFQGGEPLLNWPVVKFITEYAQAKAKAGDRKLLMALVCNFTLMTEDKLDFLFDHHVSICTSLDGPAELHNKNRPFLGGGEAQPKVVHWLEKIQERCSADPKKKYYLPGALMTTTRFSFDYGPQIVDLYVKLGLEQIFLRPLSPIGYAKRVWKDVGYEADEFVRFYEDTLDYIIDLNVSGKSDIMERMALILLSKIVKGEDPGFMDLRSPAGAVLGCLAYNYNGQIFVSDEGRMVDHQGDPIFNVGDVAKNDWLSVIDHPTTRACVTASTLDNQPMCQQCAYKPYCGVEPVFHYETQKSVFGQMPTSGWCVSHMGVFDVIFRKLRDPRARKVMDKWLERDQCRWQESGNVPAGEPEVVR